One region of Pygocentrus nattereri isolate fPygNat1 chromosome 14, fPygNat1.pri, whole genome shotgun sequence genomic DNA includes:
- the si:dkey-204f11.64 gene encoding guanine nucleotide-binding protein G(I)/G(S)/G(O) subunit gamma-5: MSNNSASSLVIAQKAVKQLRLEASVRRIKVSQAAADLKTFCLQNAHKDPLLMGVPSSDNPFRPPKSCELF, encoded by the exons ATGTCAAACAACAGCGCAAGCAGTTTGGTTATCGCCCAAAAAGCCGTAAAACAACTGCGGCTGGAGGCCAGCGTCCGCCGGATAAAG GTTTCCCAGGCGGCAGCTGACCTGAAGACTTTTTGCTTGCAAAATGCCCATAAAGACCCGCTGCTTATGGGGGTCCCGTCCAGTGACAATCCATTCCGGCCCCCAAAATCCTGTGAACTCTTCTGA